From the Halobacteriovorax sp. GB3 genome, the window AATTGAATTCGGTGGAACTCACTTCTTTGCGGTGTGATTGATTTAAAACCGGCGACAGGGAGATATCTTTCACCGTATTTAAAACACATTAAAATATGAGTAGCGATGAAATCAGCGGTATCGACAGGGAGTACACCATATTGATAGCCCGTTTTAAAGCCATCAACTTTAAGTTGAACCGTATCGTTTAAAATATCACGTGTTCGGGGGTCGTGTAGTGTGTCGTATGGGCAATCGAGAACAACGATATGAAAATCTAGCATTGAAACCTCTTTTGTGTGTCTATTTTTTAGAAAGTTGCTGAAGCAATAAATTTATTAAGAAAGAGAGTGGACTCATCCTTCTTTTGTTCCTCAATATAGAGTTTGCAAAAACGTTCATAGTCTTCATGGGAACCAAGTGCTGATGTTAATTCTTCTTTTGCGAGATGAAGTCTTTGAATATTATTTTCAAGTTCTAGTTGTCGCTGAATCCCTTGGAAGGTGTGAGATGTCATGGTCCATTTAATATTTTTAAATCCTGCTTTTTTTAAGTAAATTGATAATTTTCTTCCAGCAAAGAGATCGACTGTCAGATTTCTTCTGAGTGTTTCAATATAAGATTGAAGTTCAGCATTTTCACTCCAAAGGTTGATAAAGCAGCCATCAGTATCGACAAGGCAAATCTGACCATTTGGATTTAGGACTCGTCTAAACTCTTCTGTTACCTCAACAGGGTGACTGAGGTATTCATAAACAAAGCGGCAAAAAATAAAATCATAAGAATGGTCGGGTTGATCTATTTTTAATAGATCACTATGGAAGTAGTTAATCCTAGAATTTGGATCTGTATTTTGAGCTTGCTTCAATCTGAGCTCGGAAAAGTCGCAGGCATGAATTTCTGAGTTGGGTAGAGTTGATTCTAAATAGCGTGAGACCATTCCTGTACCACAGCCTGCATCTAAAATCTTTTTCTTGTTTCTTAGAGAAAAGTTTCTAAGTTCTTCTTTGTAGCAATAACCGTCGATAAGACTTTGTTTCTCAAGTCGAGAATACTCTTCACTCTTATCCATAATGTAATTTGGTGAACGCATGGAGGGCCCTCTTTTTTTGGATATTATTAGGATTTAAATAATATCGGAGCCCTTTGTACTTATTTTTAATAGTTTTTATTTATGAAAGAAAAATTTTAGTGATTTCAATTATTTGATCTGGAGCTTCTATGTGAGGATAGTGACCTGACTCTTTGATAAGTTTGAAATCTAGATTACGGTTTAGGTTAATGATGGGGTCGTGTATCGAATAGAGAACAAGAGAGTTCTTCTCATCAAAATTTTCTATGAGCTCTAGGGGAGCTGAGGCCCTGATGGCCAAGTAGGAATTGATATTAAAACTATACTCATCAGTGAGAAAAGAATAGTAAGCGGCCATAACATCTTTATTTACCCAATAGTTGAGAAAGAGCTCTTGGTAAGTTCCAACTATTCCTAGTGCTTGAATTCTTATTTCATCAAAACTTCTAGTAAAACTTTGAGTTAGTTGTTGTAATTGATCATACTTATCTTTGTCTTCTCGCTCAAAATGATCTTTTGCGAGCTTAATAATATTTAAGTCTGTATTTAACGGTTCTAGGTCGGGACAGATGTAGATGACTTTTTGGTTTTTAAGACCCAATTTCTTAATGAGTGCCAGTGCATATTGAGCACCAAAAGAGTGGGCAATAAGAACTGGAGGATTTTGAAATTGTTGAAACTCCTTAACTAGACTTTCGATGGCGATGTCGAATGAAACTTCCTTGACTTCATCTCTTATTTCAGAGGGCTCATTCCAAAAAGTGATTCTAAGATCGTTAGATCGAAACTTCGATTCGATCATTCTCTCATCTGCATGTGAATTAAGACCTGGTCCGCCATGGATAAATAGTAGATTCTTCATAGGCCATTTATACAACTTTTATTTTCTAATGTTAATTAAAAGAAACAAATCACCAACATTCTGTATAGATTTTTGGGTAAAATAAATAAAATCCTTAGGGGAGGCAATTATGGGGCACGTCTTAACAATAGAAAGAACGTTTAGAACTGACCATCATAAGCTCTTTTTGGACTTCGTTGATCCTAGAAAAATTGAACACTGGTTTTATGAGGAAGATTATTGGACAGCTCAAGCAGAGGTCGATCTAAAAATAAGAGGGAAGTACCGAATTGAAATGGTGACAGATATTGGAAACTCTTTTGTTCATTATGGAGAGTTTTTAGAATTTAATCCCGCTCATACCAAATTAAAATTTACTTGGAATTCTGGTGTTGTTGAAAACACTATTGTCGATATCGAATTTCGAGATCTTGCTAGAGCACGTTCGATGATTCGCATCCATCATGGGATGTTTGAAAGTGAAAGCTCTCGCGACAAGCATGAGTTAATTTGGAATAAGTGCCTTGATCATTTAGAGAAATATGTAGAAAATCCTACACCTTTTCCCATTTATCAAGACCCTGATTACAAAGACTCAGACGATTTTGAAGAAACTCGAGCTAGTTGACGATTAATTTTAAGAAGTAAGCTCAAGGATAGGGTAAAGAGAAAAAAGACGAGAACAAAAGATATTTTTGTTCCGAGGATCTCGTTACTAATTCCAAAGATGTAGTGAGTAAAACTAAGTCCCACACCAATGAAGGTCATGACTGCTGTTGTCATGTATTCACTTCTATCTTGATAAATTTCACTTATGTAATTCATGGCCACTGGAAAAAAGTAACTCTGAAAAAGACCTATGAGAACGTAGAAATACGGTGAGATTAAGAAACCAAGAAGAAAAGATGTCAGACTCGTTATCAGAGAAAAAACTAATATAGAGCCACTGCTGTAGCGCAGATTGATAAAACTAAAAGAAAGTCTCCCCAGACCTAAAAAAGCAAAGAAACAGCTTATCGAAAAGGCCGCTTGGTTTGGTGTGAATTGGTAAGCTTTCTCTAAAACATAGGGAAGTCTTGATGAAATAAGAATTTCTGCACTCACATAACTTGCTAGCATGACTCCAAAGAAAAACCTTTCGCTAAGAGGGACAGACTTTTTTAATGGAGACTTATTGATCTTAATCTTTTTCAATCCATTCAAAAAGAAGCTGATAAATAAAACCACAAAAGCGGCGAGACTAACGACAAGAAAGTATTCTTTCCATGTGAGAGAGTTACTAATAAAAAAAGTTAGAATGAAAGGAGCTGCAAAAGAAGTTGCTCCATAGACAGAATGAAGTCCGGCAAAAAGCTTTCTTCTATTCTTCTCATTACTTCCACTGGCAACAAGGATATTCATTGTAATTGTACAAATGGCAAGGCCTACTCCCAAAAGAACAGAGGCGAGAATGAGAAGAGGGAATTGATGTGACTGCCCACTATACCAATAGAGAATTCCACTCATACCTAGTAGGGCCAATGAGTATCTCGTTGCCTTAATTGGACCAAGAAATCCTAGCCAATAACGACTCGTGAAATTGAGAATGAGTCCAGAAAAGCTGGCCAATGAAAAAATGAGGGCCCCTTTAGAGGTTTCAAGATGAAAGTCTTTAAGAATTGAAGGGTAAGCTGGTCCTCGACCATTGTCGAGAAGGCTAAGAGCAAAAATTGCACCGTAGGCCAAGAAGAGGTAGGCTTTATTCATATTTATTCATACCCTTTTTCTTGTCTCTATAGCTATCGTTCTTTAATAATTGACCTGTTGAAAGTCCATATTTTTCCATACTGTTGATTGAACTCATTAATTCTCTCTCTTCAATACGATCTTCAAAAAAATCGATATAGCTTTCGATTTTTTTAATTAATTCTTCACCTGATTCATGAAGAGCTTCAATTCTAAATTGGTGTAATCCGTAGGGAAGGACTGTATTTAAAAGTCCTGAAGCAGACTGTGAAGTAGCATTGAACATTGTGTTACGGCACTCTTGATCAACTTTAATATAATGTGAATTTCCAAATTGATCTTTTAATTCCATTTTGTGCTTTTCACATGGCTTTCCACAATCTCTAAAGCTAGAGCCATTACTTAAAAAAGCGGCAAATACACAGTGTTCCATATGAAAACTTGGCATATATTGGTGAATAGTTAATTCTAAATTTTCTGCAGGGCCTTCTTTTAGCATCGATAGAAGCTGGGCCTCATTGAGATCATAACTGACAGAGAGTGATTCGAGTCCTTTTGAAAGAAGGTAATTGGCACTTAGAGCATTGGCGACATTTAAGCTAAAGTCTCCTCTTAGAGGTAACTCTGGATTATTCTTTTTCAAGTAGGAAATAGCACCTAAATTTCTCACAAGAACAAAGTCTGGATTAAGTCTGAGAATATGATTGAGGTGATGGTACTCTTTTGGTTTTAAAATTCTTGTTGTTGCAATAGCGCATTTTATATCAGAGTTTGAAAGCTTCTCTTTGAAAAGCTCTATTGTACCACTAAGAAATTTTGAAAATTCATAATCGAGTATGATGGAATCGATCTGTCTTGTCTCTTTGTCTGTGGTTGCTAAAAATTCAATTAATTTCTCTGCTTGAAGAGGTTCTCTAACAAGAATATTGAGTTTGGAGAGATTCTTTTCATAACTTTTTATCTCTCTATTTCGTGCAATCTCATAATCTTGATAGAAAGTGATCTGGCGATCGATTCTCTTCTGATTTAACTGTTCTATGGCCTTTCTTCGCAACACTTTGAGCTCTTTGTTGTTTAAGAAAGGTTGTGTCTTGTTTGTTATGATTTCAATTTCTTTCAACTCATAGGCACTTTGAGAAAGGGCACTAAGGGTTTTTTTTGACTTATTGAGATCAATTTCTGATTTAGCTTCTTCAAGAGGAGATTCACTAAGGACTGTGATTGTGTTCCCTAGGTCGTCTTGGATTGTTAAACTCGCTTTCTTTGAAACTTCTGCCAAAAATTCAATTGAAAGTGGAATTCTCTTCCAAAAATCTCTTGATTCAAAGCTCTTTACAGTTTCTTTTTCTAGTTGAGGCGAAGAGGTTAGATAGACGGTATCGTTTACTTGGATTTTTCTTAAGTCAAAATCTTTTGAAAAACTTAGCTCATACTTAGATTGATTGAGAATTTTTACGTCAAAAACCTTCGCTCCAAGTTCTCTTTTTTTTCCATTTTCAAAGGCAGTAAAAAGAAGACCTTCGCCTTTTAGGATATTCCTTTGAGAACCAATGATGAGTGTATTTCTCGTTTTATTTAAAACCTGACCTAATTTCAACCCTCTATTACTGCCGTAGCTTCCATCTACTAATTGCTGATGATCGACCCCATGCAGCCAACCACTGAAGAATCCTCTCGAGTAGGAAATGGCCATTTCTTCAATACTCTTCTTTAGCGATTCAGGATTGTATTGGTCATTAATTACTTCTTTATACGACTTTGCCGCTGTTGCCACAAAGCTTGGCGACTTTAATCGCCCTTCAACTTTGAATGACTCTACACCCATTTCAATGAGCTCTGGAAGCTCATTTATTCCACAGAGATCCTGTGGTGAAACAAGATAATTCTTATCAATGAGATCTTTCTTCTTTCCATCGACAATCATTTCGTATTCAAAGCGACAACTCTGAGCACATTGGCCTCTATTGGCCGAACGTCCACCAATACTTTCCGAAGTAAAGCATTGACCAGAGTAAGCAACACAGAGGGCACCGTGAACAAAAACTTCTAGTTCTTTTTGAGTCTTGCCACGAATTTCCTTTATCTCTTTAAGAGAGTTTTCACGACCAAGCACAAAGCGTTTGATATCTAGGTCATGAAGTAATTCAATGGCCTCACTATTTGTTACGGTCATTTGAGTCGATGCGTGAATTACTTGTTGGGGGGAAATGGCCTTAATTAGTTGAACGAGACCAAGGTCTTGAACAATAAAGGCATCAATTCCAAGAGGCAGAACTTTTAAAAGAGTTTCCTTCGCCTTTTCTAATTCGTTTTGAAAAATGAGAATATTGAAAGCGAGATGAACTTTCACTCCGTAGAGGTGGCACAGGTCGACGATCTCTTTTAGATCATTAATACTATGGTCAACTGTTCGTCCACGAGCGTTGAATCCTGGCATTCCAAGATAGATGGCATCTGCTCCATTGTGGATGGCAGCTCTGGCCATGTCGATATTTCCAACAGGCAATAGTAACTCAGATTTCTTCTCTTTTTTCATAGCGTTATCATTAGCAAAACTCTTGGATCGAGACAATGAGAAAGCCATAAGGTGGGAATTTTATTTACTTTTTTGGAACTGGTAACTCTTTGAAAAAAGGACTAGAATTTCCATTAAATAAGGAGCTTTTAATGAAAATTTACGGATCGACAACTTCACCCTATGTGAGACGATTGCGCCTTCTTTTGGAGGGACAGAGCTATCAATTTCACAAGGTGAACCTTATGGATGAGAAGGATCGAAAATTATTGGCAGATCTTGGGCCTATTAAAAAAGTACCTATTCTTGAAGACGGTGAGACTGTTCTCTATGAATCACGAGTGATCTTTAATTATTTGCAACAAAAGCTAGCTATAACAAAGAATGAGAGCGAAAAAGAAAATACTCTATCAATAATTGATGCTCTTAGTGACTCTCTGGTTATTATTTTACAGTTGAAATGGTCTGATGTTCCCTTTGATGAATCGAAGCTCATCTTCAAATTACAAAAAGAGAGAATTATTCAATCTCTTGAAGTGTTAGAGGAAATGGTTTCTCTTGGAAAATTCTCTGCGTGGGATTATCAAGCGATGTGCCTTTATTGTCTGATCGACTGGATTCTCTTTAGAGAGGTGTGGAACCTGACTGAGTATGAATCGTTACAAAAATTTCATGCGACTCATCGTGAAAAAGAGGTCTGCCAAATGACAGACCCTAGATTGTAAATTAAGAGATAATTGATTTTTTTATATCAAACCATGCACGATCGAGTTCCTCTCGATCGTCAGGGTGAGAGATTTTTATAAGCTCTTTTGCTCTTTGATTGAGAGTTTTTCCAAAGAGATCAGCGACACCATATTCAGTAACAATGTAGTGAGCATGGGCGCGAGTAGTGACAACGCCAGCTCCTTGTCTGAGTTTTGGAACGATTTTTGAAAATCCTTTTACTGATTTAGATGTGATAACTGTGATTGGTTTACCTCCTTCAGAAAGAAAAGCTCCTCTCATGAAGTCCATCTGTCCACCAACTCCAGAAATGATTCTCGATCCAACACTGTCAGCGCAAATTTGACCAGTCAGATCGATTTCAACAGCTGAGTTAATCGCAACGACTTTAGGATTTTTCTTAATGATTGCAGGATCGTTAACAAAAGATGCTGAAAGCTGAATGATAGATGGATTGTCGTCGATAAAATCATAAAGCTCTTTAGAGCCCATAACAAAGCCCGATACCGTTTTTCCTGGATAGACTTTCTTTTTTGAATTTGTGACAGCACCAGATTTTAGTAGTTCTAAAATACCATCAGACCACATTTCTGAATGAACACCTAAATCTTTGTGATCTTTAAGAAAGTGGCAAACTGCGTTCGGTACATTTCCAATTCCTACTTGAATTGTCGAGCCATCTTCAACAATCTCAGCGACACGTTTTCCAATGGCCAATTCCGTTTCACTCAGTCCTGTGCAGAGAACTTCTTGAATTGGACGATCAATCTCTGTATAGAAATCAATTTGAGAAGTATGAATAAATCCATCTCCGTGAACTCTAGGCATTTGCTTATTGATAAGAGCGACAACCTTTTTAGCTGCTTTTAATGCCCCTAGGGTAATGTCTACACTGACACCAAGAGAACAATATCCATGGCGGTCAGGAGAAGATACTTGAATAAAAGCTATATCGACGGACTTTTCACTATTTTTTAAAATATAACTTCCCTCAGAGAGAAAGCAAGGAGAGTAGTCGATGTTATCATAGTTAAGAAGTCTTCTTACATTTGATCCACAGAACAAACTTGTTATACGAAGGTTTTCTCCTAGGTCTTGAGCGAGTTCACGATAGTCATTTTCTGTGTGGATATGTATAAGCTCTATTTGTTTTTCAATACCAACGAGAGAGTCAAGCAGTTCAGTTGGTGTTGCAGCTCCTCCTTGAACAAAAATTCTGGCATCATTTGGAATAATACCGTGCAATTCCTTTTGATCTGATAATTTCTTCATTTGTTTTCCTTTTATATTTTATAAGAAACTTTATAATGTCGATTAGTGTTTGATACTATGATTCACATCATAATTAGATTTCATTTATTATAAGGTATAGAAGGTTCTATGAATATTTTTAGTTTGTTAGGTGTAATGGCCCTTGCTCAATTCAGTCCTGGTCCAGATATGGCGCTTCTTCTTAGAAATGTTCTTTCTCAGGGAAAGGGACGCTCTCTTGTTACAGTACTTGGAATCGTTGCCGGATTATCAATTCATTTTTCCTTGTGCTCTTTAGGTCTTGCTAGCTTACTCAAAGTTAATGAATCTTTATTTTTGGCCATCAAAGTCATAGGATGCCTCTACCTTATTTATCTTGGTATATCAGGTCTTCTCGCCAAAGTGTCACAGAACGGTCAAATTGAAGAAAAAAATCAGATTAGTTATATGAAGGCCTTCACACAAGGCTTTGTTTGTAATGTTCTCAATCCAAAGGCCACGATGTTTGTGCTTAGTGTTTTTACAGCGCTTGCAGGAGATGGACTAGAGACGAAGACTCTTTTTTTCTACTCGGGACTTCTATTGCTTGAAGCCTTGGTTCTTTGGTCAGTATTTGTACTTTTTGTTAGTCGGAAAGAAGTGATTGGGAAGATTAAAAAAATTGAGGCCCATATTGCAAAAGTGCTGAGCCTCATCTTGATTATTTTAGGTGGTCTTGGAATTTACGAAGGATTCTTTTAGAAAGTTGCAATAAGGCTTGTCGTTATCTTTCTGTCGTAAGCTGTTGCACCTTCTGTTGGAAGATTATCTTTTTTCCATTCGTATGTAACTTTTAGAGAAAACATCGAGTTGATTGTATTTCTAAAACTAGAGAGGACATTGAGTTGCCAGTCTTTGCTTTCATCAAAGTTTGGAACATATTCGACCTTCGTTTCAAATGAAGTCGTCTTATTATAATCAAATTTATAAGAAGCTTGTAAGAGGGCCTTGTTGAAATATTCTTTAGCTTGTTCAAAGCGTTTTTCAACAGTATATCGATAGGCAACTTCTGATTCAACAGAATGTTTGTCTGATTTGTGTAAAATAATATTCGAACCGACATCTGTGTTGTAGCTTGTTTCTATACCAGCGAATTTATCACCTTCAATAATTTCTCCGAGAAGAAGACCAACCCTTTTAGAGAAACGATAGACATAATTTGTATGAATATCCCAATTTCTTGAACTTAAAACACCTTCAGAAGTCCCGTAAGTGTAGTGTCCTCCAAATTTAATCTTATGTAGATTCTTCTCATAAGAGTTCTTAGAAATAAGATTGTATGTTTCAAGTTGTGAATTACCACTTGTATTAACAAGTCCTACTTCAGCTTCATTATGAAATTCAGCTTGAGCTAATGGACTAATAAAAAGTGCGATGAGTAACAGACGTCTCATAATTTCTCCTTCATTTTTTGTTAGAAATAGTCTCTACAATTTAATGAAAGGTGTCAATGAGACGTCACTAAACTAGTTTTTCGAAAAGTAGACAGAGGCCCTATCGATATAGCTTTTCATCTTTTGCTCAAATTGTTCAGGGTTGCTTTTAAGCACATAAGGCTTTTCTTTTTGGTAAGTGTAGATGTCATTGAGCTTCGGATAATGTCTGAGAATATCAGTAGAGTAAGTGTTGTCTAAAAAATGAATTCTCTGAAGAAGGGGAATGAGTGAAGAATCCACGAGAGAAAATCCATCTTCTAAAAATGTTTCTCTAGAGTTAGCCGCCATTTCAAGCCATGAAAGTTTAGACTTTAATTGATGAGTCTTTTCTTGTACTTCTTTTTCACTTTTTGCCATCATGATTTGAAAACAAAGTCCTGTTAAGTCTCCGTTGTATTCTATCCAAGATCTGGCCTTTGCTCTTTTAAAGGCATCTTGGGGAAGAAGGTTTGAGCCAGTTATATCGTCGATATATTCATTAATAACTGATGACTCAAAGAGGACGTCATTATCAATACAAAGTACTGGAACTTTTCCTGTTGGCGAAAGCTTTAAAAACCATTGCGGTTTATTTTGAAGATCAATATATTCAACTTCGTGGTGGATGTTTTTAAAAAGTAGTGTGATTGTTGACCTTTGAACATAGGGACAAAGTTCAAAACTTATAAGTTTCAATTTATGCATAAATTCTCCTTCATCTATTAGGATAACAGAATCACGACTGTGAAGGAAAGTGTTTAGATTAAATCTATTTTAGAGATAAAGAGTACTAATATTACAGTTATTAGTTTTTAGAAGGTATGCGCTTGGCAAATTTGAAGAGTTTTTCATTATTCTCTTGGTTCCAAAAGACAAATTGGAATGATTCAGCTTTCTTGGCACTATAGCTCATTCCCTCCAAAGAATCGAAACATTCCATATGAACTTCAATTTCAAGTTCGGAGATGAAGTCTTTAAGAAAGATCGCTGAAGAGGTTTGGCGTACATTTGTAATATTAATTTTTTGAATATCACGGTAGTTCTTTGGGCAAGAAAATTCACTCAATATCGCTTCAGAGATGTTGAAATTGTGTTTTCTTTGTTTCAGGTAAATAAAGGTATCACTTTTTAGATGGCCTTCTGATTGCGTTACTTTAAGTTGGTAATTACTTTGTCCAGGAATATCAAAGCTATGAGACTTGAAATCTAGTCTTGCCATCGCCGCGACTTTTAATCCTAGGTGATGAAGAAAGTCATGATCTTCAATTCCTATTTGGTGACCTACTTCATGAACAATAAGGGCCGTAATATAATTCATATTAACTAGATCGAGCATATTATAGAGTTGAGCAATATTAACATAGATTGGAAATTCATCTGTAAAGCCAGTTCTGGCTACTCTTGGAGTATTTGATGGGCCTTCATAGAAAAAACCAGAGTACTTCTCATCTATAAAAGCAAACTTATCACTTTTATTGATATTGATTTCGATAACCTCACTCATCTCTTTGAGAATTTCTTTTTCTTGTTTTGAAATATTACAATTTTCTTGTTGAATACAAACTTCTAAGAGGTAAGGAAGGTTATTATAAGCAGAGTGAAACATCATTTCGACAATTCCACCGCCATTACCAACGACATCACCATCACCACTTTTTGCCATGACTTCTTCAAGTTGGTAGATTTCTTTTTGAAAAGCGAGGTTAAGCCCAATCCTTTTCATTGGATCTAATCTCTCTTTAAGTTCTTTAATCTTTGAGGTGACATCCAACTCTTTATTTTGATGAGAGTCATTAAGATCTTCATTGGCAAAGATTGAAAATTGTAGACTTGAGAATAGGAGAAAAATGATTATTTTTTTCAAGTGACGACCTAGTGTTTTAAAATGGGTTTAGTGTGTGGAAAAAATTGAAATCCTAGTTGATAAACCTCATTTCTATTTTCACCACTTGCAAATTTATTATTAAATTCTTTAATGAATGCATGGATTTCATCTTTTGCTTCCTTCGCTCTTTCTTCATCAAAGCAAAGAGTTAAAGATGAAAATTGCCTTCTATTGCACGACTCTTCATCGAGAGAGTCTAATGCTTGAAGAAGCATTTCTTTATGATGGATCTGAATTGTTTTTGATGGAACATCTTGTGTCGTGATAATTCTTTGAGCACTAATTTTAAGATTTCCATCTTCCGTTTTGGTAATGTACCCAAGTTCTAAGAGATCATTAATGGCCTTTTTAATTTGAACCTTAGAAACTTTCTTTTTAAGTCTCTTTTCAATCCACACTAAGTCATTAATAAATTCACCTGTATTGATTAGCTGCTTGATTGCAATATAGTACCATTCACTAATCAATGAGAATTCTTTGAGAGAAATATTAAAAGAAGTATTTTTCTTTTGGATTTCATGAATCTCTTCTTGAATTTTAGAGAAATCAAGTGATCTTTCTTTGGTCTTTTCTAGTTCTACGAGAAGACCAAAGTAGCGAGATTGCTCTTCATCTAGAGCAAGTAACTCACAGAGCGCTTTCATCATGTCTTTACTTGGATGTCTTTGTCCTTTTAAGACCATCGAAAGAGAACTAGGGGATTTGTAACCAAGTCTTTTGGCCCAAGATGCTAGATTATTTGAACTATGGCTATAGAGTCCATTAGGCATACAGGCACTAATGAGAAACTCTCTATAGTTAGAGAAGTTATAAACCTCTAATGTCCTAAAATTTAAGTGTTCTTGTGTCATTTGACCCCCAAGTCTTTAACTATTTACTGCTTTCTTGAATTCTGTTCAATAAAATCAGTAAAGTTTGTAAAAAGGTTAGCATTTTCATGAAATTTTAGTGGTTTAACTCGTTAAAGTTTACGCTCAGAATAGCCGACAAGAATGGTATGAAATACGTGTTTTCACCCATTTTACTATTCATTCTCATAACGACAGCGCGAGCAGAGTTTCGTGAAATTAGTGATTGTGGGGATAATCAGAGTGGTCTAAGTCAAATCAAAGACCTTGGTGGAGTCACTGTAATTGGTGAAAAAGATGATTATGGGGAGTGTTTTTTTACGATCTCTCCCAATACAAATTCCAATCATCGTTCATTAACATTTAAAAACGATGGAAAGATGAATGTCTTTCTCGACTATGGGAAAATTGGGGGAGCAAAAGAATATGGCTTCTATCCTGTTCAAAATAAAGTTCAAGTCTTTTTTGATGAAGGAAGTGGAAAGATAAAAGTTATTCATGCCTCAGGTGATGAATTCTTTATCAATTCAAGTGACGGAAGTATCGATGAATCGATGACAACCGATATCACCATTAAACAACATGAACTCAAAGCGGGATCCAA encodes:
- a CDS encoding DUF481 domain-containing protein, with the translated sequence MRRLLLIALFISPLAQAEFHNEAEVGLVNTSGNSQLETYNLISKNSYEKNLHKIKFGGHYTYGTSEGVLSSRNWDIHTNYVYRFSKRVGLLLGEIIEGDKFAGIETSYNTDVGSNIILHKSDKHSVESEVAYRYTVEKRFEQAKEYFNKALLQASYKFDYNKTTSFETKVEYVPNFDESKDWQLNVLSSFRNTINSMFSLKVTYEWKKDNLPTEGATAYDRKITTSLIATF
- a CDS encoding glutathione S-transferase family protein — protein: MHKLKLISFELCPYVQRSTITLLFKNIHHEVEYIDLQNKPQWFLKLSPTGKVPVLCIDNDVLFESSVINEYIDDITGSNLLPQDAFKRAKARSWIEYNGDLTGLCFQIMMAKSEKEVQEKTHQLKSKLSWLEMAANSRETFLEDGFSLVDSSLIPLLQRIHFLDNTYSTDILRHYPKLNDIYTYQKEKPYVLKSNPEQFEQKMKSYIDRASVYFSKN
- a CDS encoding DUF4423 domain-containing protein, whose translation is MTQEHLNFRTLEVYNFSNYREFLISACMPNGLYSHSSNNLASWAKRLGYKSPSSLSMVLKGQRHPSKDMMKALCELLALDEEQSRYFGLLVELEKTKERSLDFSKIQEEIHEIQKKNTSFNISLKEFSLISEWYYIAIKQLINTGEFINDLVWIEKRLKKKVSKVQIKKAINDLLELGYITKTEDGNLKISAQRIITTQDVPSKTIQIHHKEMLLQALDSLDEESCNRRQFSSLTLCFDEERAKEAKDEIHAFIKEFNNKFASGENRNEVYQLGFQFFPHTKPILKH